A single Thermaerobacter sp. FW80 DNA region contains:
- a CDS encoding nicotinamidase, whose protein sequence is MDQPDGRPAHPHPQEPGGDPGATVGTPTAAGATVDPDAAARDPEGALVVVDVQNDFCPGGALAVPQGDRVVPVLNRWIDAFRRAGRVVVYTQDWHPQDHVSFRQRGGPWPPHCIQGTRGAAFHPDLLVQGTVFRKGFDADREAYSGFDGALARGETGVEPEVDLAGWLRQQGVRRLYVGGLATDYCVRATVLDGLREGFQVTVLVPAVRAVDVSPGDGRRALEEMQARGAVLAGGEAP, encoded by the coding sequence ATGGACCAGCCTGACGGCCGCCCCGCCCATCCCCATCCGCAGGAGCCCGGTGGCGACCCCGGCGCCACCGTCGGCACCCCCACGGCCGCCGGCGCCACCGTCGACCCGGACGCCGCCGCCCGCGACCCGGAGGGCGCCCTGGTGGTGGTCGACGTCCAGAACGACTTCTGCCCGGGCGGTGCCCTGGCGGTTCCCCAGGGCGATCGGGTGGTCCCGGTCCTCAACCGCTGGATCGACGCGTTCCGCCGTGCCGGCCGCGTGGTGGTCTACACCCAGGACTGGCACCCGCAGGACCACGTCAGCTTCCGGCAGCGCGGGGGCCCGTGGCCGCCCCACTGCATCCAGGGGACGCGGGGGGCTGCCTTCCACCCCGACCTCCTGGTCCAGGGGACCGTGTTCCGCAAGGGCTTCGACGCCGACCGGGAGGCCTACAGCGGCTTCGACGGCGCCCTGGCCCGAGGCGAGACCGGCGTGGAGCCGGAGGTGGACCTGGCCGGCTGGCTGCGACAGCAGGGCGTGCGGCGCCTGTACGTGGGCGGGCTGGCCACGGACTACTGCGTGCGGGCCACGGTGCTGGACGGGCTGCGCGAGGGCTTCCAGGTGACCGTGCTGGTCCCGGCGGTCCGGGCGGTGGACGTCAGCCCCGGCGATGGCCGGCGCGCCCTGGAGGAGATGCAGGCCCGCGGCGCCGTCCTGGCGGGCGGGGAGGCCCCGTGA
- the cysC gene encoding adenylyl-sulfate kinase, protein MSHRGVTVWFTGLPGAGKSTLARQVAGRLRQQGLPVEVLDGDVLRQSLCRDLGFSADDRRRQAERAAWVAATLTRHGVIVLVAVIAPYRDSREQARREIGDFLEVYVRAPLEVLIQRDPKGLYRRALAGELRGLTGLDDPYEEPLQPDLVCDTARETVAESTARVLALLEERGYVPADAAAARGAGAGGSPGGSTGAEPAATPGRGGPVPGDGAATGDGRPGVAVAGRRPATATPAGPGTAAAAVPGPIAPHGGRLVWRVLGGEARRAALERVAALPRLPLDELAAADLELLATGAYSPLTGFMDRADYQAVVEAMRLASGVVWPLPVTLAVSRGEAAGLREGQEVALVDADHEPVAILQVTDVFPYDKEREARAVFGTADPAHPGVARLLQRGEVLVAGPIWYLGRRDRPLPVGPDGEATEGPAPEPVERGSGAVAQAADPFAPYRLTPWQTRRRMDRYGWRTVVGFQTRNPVHRAHEYLQKVALEMVDGLLLHPLVGPTKADDVPAPVRLRCYLELLRHYYPAQRVLFAVFPAAMRYAGPREAVFHALCRKNYGCTHFIVGRDHAGVGNYYGTYDAQRLFDRFDPDELGITPLKFENAFFCRRCGGMATTKTCPHGDDDRLLLSGTRVRAMLARGELPPPEYSRPEVARILLEAARGAVAKPGAHANAEGQVRASL, encoded by the coding sequence TTGTCCCACCGCGGGGTGACGGTGTGGTTCACCGGCCTGCCCGGAGCCGGAAAGTCGACCCTGGCCCGCCAGGTGGCGGGCCGGCTGCGGCAGCAGGGCCTGCCCGTCGAGGTCCTCGACGGCGACGTCCTGCGCCAGAGCCTGTGTCGGGACCTGGGCTTCTCCGCCGACGACCGCCGGCGGCAGGCGGAGCGGGCGGCCTGGGTGGCGGCGACCCTGACCCGCCACGGGGTGATCGTCCTGGTGGCGGTCATCGCCCCCTACAGGGACAGCCGGGAGCAGGCCCGACGCGAGATCGGCGACTTCCTGGAGGTGTACGTGCGGGCGCCGCTGGAGGTGCTGATCCAGCGGGACCCCAAGGGCCTCTACCGCCGGGCGCTGGCCGGCGAGCTGCGCGGCCTGACCGGCCTGGACGACCCCTACGAGGAGCCCCTACAGCCGGATCTGGTCTGCGACACCGCCCGCGAGACCGTGGCCGAGAGCACGGCCCGCGTCCTCGCCCTGCTGGAGGAACGCGGCTACGTGCCGGCGGATGCCGCGGCGGCCCGTGGGGCCGGTGCCGGCGGATCGCCCGGCGGCTCCACCGGGGCGGAGCCCGCCGCCACCCCCGGCCGCGGGGGGCCGGTGCCGGGGGATGGCGCCGCGACCGGCGATGGCCGGCCCGGGGTGGCGGTCGCGGGGCGCCGCCCCGCGACCGCCACCCCGGCGGGGCCGGGCACGGCCGCCGCGGCCGTGCCGGGCCCCATCGCCCCCCACGGCGGTCGGCTGGTGTGGCGGGTGCTGGGCGGTGAGGCACGCCGGGCGGCCCTGGAGCGCGTCGCCGCCCTGCCCCGGCTGCCGCTGGACGAACTGGCCGCCGCCGACCTGGAGCTCCTGGCCACCGGCGCCTACAGCCCGCTGACCGGCTTCATGGACCGGGCGGACTACCAGGCCGTGGTGGAGGCCATGCGCCTGGCCAGCGGCGTGGTGTGGCCCCTGCCCGTCACCCTGGCCGTCTCTCGGGGGGAGGCGGCGGGGCTGCGGGAGGGGCAGGAGGTGGCGCTGGTCGACGCCGACCACGAGCCGGTGGCGATCCTCCAGGTGACGGACGTCTTCCCCTACGACAAGGAGCGGGAGGCGCGGGCGGTCTTCGGCACCGCGGACCCCGCCCATCCCGGGGTCGCCCGGCTCCTCCAGCGGGGCGAGGTGCTGGTTGCCGGCCCCATCTGGTACCTGGGCCGGCGGGATCGGCCGCTGCCCGTGGGACCCGACGGGGAGGCCACCGAGGGGCCGGCGCCCGAACCCGTGGAACGGGGGTCCGGCGCCGTGGCCCAGGCCGCAGACCCCTTCGCCCCCTACCGGCTGACGCCGTGGCAGACGCGGCGACGCATGGACCGGTACGGCTGGCGGACCGTGGTGGGCTTCCAGACCCGCAATCCCGTCCACCGCGCCCACGAGTACCTGCAGAAGGTGGCCCTGGAGATGGTGGACGGCCTGCTGCTCCACCCGCTGGTGGGGCCGACCAAGGCCGACGACGTGCCCGCCCCGGTGCGGCTGCGCTGCTACCTCGAGCTCCTCCGCCACTACTATCCCGCCCAGCGGGTGCTCTTCGCCGTCTTCCCCGCCGCCATGCGGTACGCCGGGCCACGGGAGGCGGTCTTCCACGCCCTGTGCCGGAAGAACTACGGCTGCACCCACTTCATCGTCGGCCGCGATCACGCCGGCGTGGGCAACTACTACGGGACGTACGACGCCCAGCGCCTGTTCGACCGGTTCGACCCGGACGAACTCGGCATCACGCCCCTCAAGTTCGAGAACGCCTTCTTCTGCCGGCGCTGCGGCGGCATGGCCACCACGAAGACCTGCCCCCACGGCGACGACGACCGGCTCCTGCTCAGCGGCACGCGGGTGCGGGCGATGCTGGCCCGCGGCGAGCTGCCCCCGCCCGAGTACTCGCGGCCCGAGGTGGCGCGCATCCTGCTCGAGGCGGCGCGTGGCGCGGTGGCCAAACCTGGGGCCCATGCCAACGCAGAGGGCCAGGTTCGGGCCAGTCTATAA
- a CDS encoding phosphoadenylyl-sulfate reductase, whose amino-acid sequence MQPSSTPSRPALMDDYEAGQWAVHFEDREPEDLLEWAFERFGTQRLALISSFQAESSVLIDMAWRINPQVRVITVDTGRLPQETYELIDRVRERYGIAVEVVMPDPVLIGRMVRRHGMNLFYRDVNLRLLCCHLRKVLPLQQVLEGLDAWVTGLRRAQWATRANIRKVEIDHDHGGLVKLNPLADWSDDDVWDYIRQNDVPYNALYDRGYTSIGCAPCTRPVEPGADPRSGRWWWEKDAPKECGMHCPIETGGFEHEVEAILGHDLGGQLNE is encoded by the coding sequence GTGCAGCCGTCGAGCACGCCCTCGCGCCCCGCGCTGATGGACGACTACGAGGCGGGCCAGTGGGCCGTCCACTTCGAGGACCGGGAGCCTGAGGACCTGCTGGAGTGGGCCTTCGAGCGGTTCGGCACCCAGCGCCTGGCCCTGATCTCGAGCTTCCAGGCCGAGTCCAGCGTGCTGATCGACATGGCCTGGCGCATCAACCCCCAGGTGCGGGTGATCACCGTCGACACCGGGCGACTGCCCCAGGAGACCTACGAGCTGATCGACCGCGTGCGGGAGCGCTACGGCATCGCCGTCGAGGTGGTGATGCCCGATCCCGTGCTCATCGGCCGCATGGTGCGGCGCCACGGGATGAACCTGTTCTATCGCGACGTCAACCTGCGCCTTCTCTGTTGCCACCTGCGCAAGGTCCTGCCCCTGCAGCAGGTGCTGGAGGGCCTGGACGCCTGGGTGACCGGCCTGCGGCGCGCCCAATGGGCGACCCGGGCCAACATCCGGAAGGTGGAGATCGACCACGACCACGGCGGGCTGGTCAAGCTCAACCCCCTGGCCGACTGGAGCGACGACGACGTCTGGGATTACATCCGCCAGAACGACGTCCCCTACAACGCCCTCTACGATCGGGGCTACACCAGCATCGGCTGCGCCCCCTGCACGCGCCCGGTGGAACCCGGCGCCGACCCCCGCAGCGGCCGCTGGTGGTGGGAGAAAGACGCGCCCAAGGAGTGCGGGATGCACTGCCCCATCGAGACCGGCGGCTTCGAGCACGAGGTGGAGGCGATCCTCGGGCACGACCTGGGCGGCCAGCTGAACGAATAG
- the dhaM gene encoding dihydroxyacetone kinase phosphoryl donor subunit DhaM: MTAGREARGPSPGPGGQGGSASGAGAGSPTPTALVLVSHSRRLAEGVRELAAQMAGPAVPILVVGGLDDGTLGTDATRILAVLEEALRRAAGVVVLVDLGSAYLNAVTALELLAEDRRARVHVADAPLVEGAVLAAVAASVGEAAATVRQRAEEARGMRKVPE; this comes from the coding sequence ATGACCGCTGGCCGGGAGGCCAGGGGGCCATCGCCGGGCCCAGGGGGCCAGGGGGGCTCGGCATCCGGCGCGGGTGCGGGGTCGCCGACCCCCACCGCCCTGGTGCTGGTGTCCCACAGCCGCCGGCTGGCCGAGGGGGTGCGGGAGCTGGCGGCCCAGATGGCCGGGCCCGCGGTGCCGATCCTGGTCGTCGGCGGCCTCGACGACGGCACCCTGGGCACCGATGCCACCCGCATCCTGGCCGTGCTGGAGGAGGCCTTGCGTCGGGCGGCCGGGGTCGTGGTGCTGGTGGACCTCGGCAGCGCCTACCTCAACGCGGTCACGGCCCTGGAGCTGCTGGCCGAGGACCGACGGGCCCGGGTGCACGTGGCCGACGCGCCCCTGGTGGAGGGTGCAGTGCTGGCGGCGGTGGCCGCCTCGGTGGGCGAAGCGGCGGCGACGGTCCGGCAGCGGGCCGAGGAGGCCCGGGGGATGCGCAAGGTCCCCGAATAG
- a CDS encoding response regulator transcription factor has translation MLVVDDEESLLELVAYNLRRNGLEPVLARDGAEALRRLEERRPQVIILDIMLPDTDGFTLCRHLRERGVQTPILMLTARDSEIDKVLGLELGADDYVTKPFSPRELVARIKALLRRTEGRRQQIGPILIDYTGHEVYRDGQRVQLTPTEFKLLATLASEPGRAFSRQELLDRVWGEESFGDPRTVDVHVRHLREKLERNPSQPEWILTVRGHGYKLNSPLPRL, from the coding sequence GTGCTGGTCGTCGACGACGAGGAGTCCCTCCTGGAGCTGGTCGCCTACAACCTGCGGCGGAACGGCCTCGAGCCCGTGCTGGCGCGGGACGGCGCCGAGGCGCTGCGTCGCCTGGAGGAGCGGCGGCCGCAGGTGATCATCCTCGACATCATGCTGCCCGACACCGACGGCTTCACCCTGTGCCGCCACCTGCGGGAGCGGGGCGTCCAGACGCCGATCCTGATGCTCACCGCGCGGGACAGCGAGATCGACAAGGTGCTGGGGCTCGAGCTGGGCGCCGACGACTACGTGACCAAGCCCTTCAGCCCCCGCGAGCTGGTGGCGCGCATCAAGGCGCTCCTGCGCCGGACCGAGGGCCGCCGCCAACAGATCGGCCCGATCCTGATCGACTACACCGGCCACGAGGTGTACCGCGACGGCCAGCGGGTCCAGCTGACCCCGACGGAGTTCAAGCTGCTGGCCACCCTGGCATCCGAGCCCGGCCGCGCCTTCTCCCGGCAGGAGCTGCTGGACCGGGTGTGGGGCGAGGAGTCCTTCGGCGACCCCCGCACCGTGGACGTCCACGTCCGCCACCTGCGGGAGAAGCTGGAGCGGAACCCCAGCCAGCCGGAGTGGATCCTGACGGTGCGCGGCCACGGCTACAAGTTGAACTCGCCCCTGCCCCGCCTGTGA
- the dhaL gene encoding dihydroxyacetone kinase subunit DhaL, whose amino-acid sequence MGGAGEVAGRGVDAGRVRAFIRRFAQLVAEHKDELTALDAAIGDADHGTNLDRGLQAALERLPGEGASPADLLKAVAMALIAKVGGASGPLYGTAFLRAATAAGGKAVLEPTDVAALFRAALAGIQERGKAAVGEKTMIDALAPAVEALEAALGRGADLAEALAEAAQAAREGSDRTIPLVATKGRASYLGERSRGHRDPGSLSAALMMQAAAETLAGGKAP is encoded by the coding sequence GTGGGCGGGGCAGGCGAGGTGGCCGGGCGGGGCGTGGACGCCGGGCGGGTGCGGGCCTTCATCCGGCGCTTCGCCCAGCTCGTGGCGGAGCACAAGGATGAGCTGACCGCCCTCGATGCCGCCATCGGCGATGCCGACCACGGGACGAACCTGGATCGAGGCCTCCAGGCCGCCCTGGAGCGGCTCCCCGGCGAGGGGGCGAGCCCGGCGGACCTGCTCAAGGCCGTGGCCATGGCCCTGATCGCCAAGGTGGGCGGCGCCTCCGGACCGCTGTACGGCACCGCCTTCCTGCGGGCGGCGACCGCGGCGGGCGGCAAGGCCGTCCTGGAGCCGACGGACGTGGCGGCCCTCTTCCGGGCGGCGCTGGCCGGCATCCAGGAACGGGGCAAGGCGGCGGTGGGCGAGAAGACCATGATCGACGCCCTGGCGCCGGCCGTGGAGGCGCTCGAGGCGGCCCTCGGCCGCGGCGCGGACCTCGCCGAGGCCCTGGCCGAGGCCGCCCAGGCCGCGCGGGAGGGCTCCGACCGGACCATCCCCCTGGTGGCCACCAAGGGGCGGGCCAGCTACCTCGGCGAGCGGTCCCGGGGGCACCGGGACCCCGGCTCCCTCAGCGCGGCCCTGATGATGCAGGCGGCGGCCGAGACCCTGGCCGGCGGGAAGGCCCCATGA
- the dhaK gene encoding dihydroxyacetone kinase subunit DhaK, which translates to MKKLINRVEAVVDEATEGLGLAHPDLVRVHLEPRYVARADAPVQGKVALISGGGSGHEPLHGGYVGRGMLDAACPGEVFTSPVPDQMVEAAKAVHGGAGVLFIVKNYTGDVMNFELAAELLQAEGIEVRSVLVADDVAVEDSLYTAGRRGVGGTVFVEKIAGAAAEAGASLDEVERIARRVSENVRSMGMALTSCTVPAKGSPTFELGEDEMEIGIGIHGEPGRERMKLRPADEITAMLAGPVIDDLGVKAGEQVIAMVNGMGGTPLMELYIVYRKLAEILRQRGVTVARNLVGNYITSLEMQGCSITLLRADDELLRLWDAPVHTPALRWGV; encoded by the coding sequence GTGAAGAAGCTGATCAACCGAGTCGAGGCGGTGGTCGACGAGGCGACGGAAGGCCTGGGACTGGCCCATCCCGATCTGGTGCGGGTCCACCTGGAGCCCCGGTACGTGGCGCGCGCCGATGCGCCGGTCCAGGGGAAGGTGGCCCTGATCTCGGGGGGCGGCTCCGGCCACGAGCCGCTGCACGGCGGCTACGTGGGCCGCGGCATGCTGGACGCGGCCTGCCCCGGCGAGGTGTTCACCAGCCCCGTGCCCGACCAGATGGTGGAAGCCGCCAAGGCGGTGCACGGCGGCGCCGGCGTCCTGTTCATTGTGAAGAACTACACCGGCGACGTGATGAACTTCGAGCTGGCGGCCGAGCTTTTGCAGGCGGAGGGCATCGAGGTGCGCTCGGTGCTGGTGGCCGACGACGTGGCGGTGGAAGACTCCCTCTACACCGCCGGCCGCCGGGGTGTGGGCGGGACCGTGTTCGTCGAGAAGATCGCCGGCGCCGCGGCCGAGGCGGGCGCCTCCCTGGACGAGGTGGAGCGCATCGCCCGCAGGGTCAGCGAGAACGTGCGGTCCATGGGCATGGCCCTGACCTCGTGCACGGTGCCGGCCAAGGGCTCGCCCACCTTCGAGCTCGGCGAGGACGAGATGGAGATCGGCATCGGCATCCACGGCGAGCCGGGGCGTGAGCGGATGAAGCTGCGACCCGCCGACGAGATCACCGCGATGCTCGCCGGCCCCGTGATCGACGACCTGGGCGTCAAGGCCGGCGAGCAGGTGATCGCCATGGTCAACGGCATGGGCGGCACGCCGCTCATGGAGCTCTACATCGTCTACCGGAAGCTGGCGGAGATCCTGCGCCAGCGGGGGGTGACCGTGGCCCGCAACCTGGTGGGCAACTACATCACCAGCCTGGAGATGCAGGGCTGCTCCATCACCTTGCTGCGGGCGGACGACGAACTGTTGCGGCTATGGGATGCGCCGGTGCACACGCCGGCCTTGCGTTGGGGGGTCTGA
- a CDS encoding nitrite/sulfite reductase encodes MTGLNPPEVPRTPASPSSAEGASPPPAGAHPRGSDRDGARPGRARRERRPLTWEEVRRRNYVERVKHEKLPFDLLDELPRLAATHYEDIPEDDILRLQWWGLYHDKPKVGTFMMRVKIPGGIVTPQQLRVIGEISRRFGRNSGEISTRQNIQIHWIELKDVPAIFDLLRQNGLTTAGACGDILRNITGCPVAGIDAGELFDTRPYVRALADFFYHNREYSDLPRKHKWTLAACPHQCNAPEIHDVGLVGTVVDGQPGFAVLVGGGLSTYPRLAEPLGVFVPPEELIDFLRALLEVWSNDLTYRANRAKARFKFMVEDHGPEAIRRRIEERLGRPLRPLAEVPRPAGRTGHLGIHPQKQEGRYYIGFPVFPGLISGDQMVAVADLAEAYGEDVRFTREQNLIITGIARADVDRVVAAMAELGFPLDVNPVRGGSIACTGNPHCNYAVGDTKPQLVRLVERLEARFGEAIADLHIHLDGCPHACGQHWVGDVGIQGTTARDERGEKIPAYDILLRGGLGPEAAIGRPVARRVPADRLGDYVERLVAFYLAERRPGESPQAFFRRHDDAQLLAVMEG; translated from the coding sequence ATGACCGGCCTCAACCCGCCCGAGGTCCCCAGGACCCCGGCGAGTCCGTCGTCCGCGGAAGGTGCCAGCCCCCCACCGGCCGGCGCCCATCCGCGGGGTTCGGATCGCGACGGCGCCCGCCCCGGCCGGGCGCGGCGCGAGCGGCGCCCGCTGACCTGGGAGGAGGTGCGCCGCCGCAACTACGTGGAGCGCGTCAAGCACGAGAAGCTGCCCTTCGACCTGCTGGACGAGCTGCCGCGGCTGGCCGCCACCCACTACGAGGACATCCCGGAGGACGACATCCTCCGCCTGCAGTGGTGGGGGCTCTACCACGACAAGCCCAAGGTCGGCACCTTCATGATGCGGGTCAAGATCCCGGGCGGCATCGTCACGCCCCAGCAGCTGCGGGTGATCGGCGAGATCTCCCGCCGCTTCGGGCGCAACAGCGGCGAGATCTCGACCCGCCAGAACATCCAGATCCACTGGATCGAGCTCAAGGACGTGCCGGCCATCTTCGACCTGTTGCGGCAGAACGGCCTCACCACCGCGGGGGCGTGCGGCGACATCCTGCGCAACATCACCGGCTGCCCGGTGGCGGGGATCGACGCCGGCGAGCTCTTCGACACGCGACCCTACGTGCGGGCCCTGGCCGACTTCTTCTACCACAACCGCGAGTACAGCGACCTGCCGCGCAAGCACAAGTGGACCCTGGCGGCCTGCCCCCACCAGTGCAACGCCCCGGAGATCCACGACGTCGGCCTGGTGGGCACCGTGGTCGACGGGCAGCCGGGCTTCGCCGTGCTGGTGGGGGGCGGCCTCTCCACCTACCCGCGCCTGGCCGAGCCCCTGGGCGTGTTCGTCCCGCCGGAGGAGCTCATCGACTTCCTCCGGGCGCTCTTGGAGGTGTGGAGCAACGACCTCACCTACCGGGCCAACCGGGCCAAGGCGCGCTTCAAGTTCATGGTGGAAGACCACGGCCCCGAGGCGATCCGCCGCCGCATCGAGGAACGCCTGGGCCGCCCGCTGCGACCGCTGGCCGAGGTGCCCCGGCCCGCCGGCCGCACGGGGCATCTGGGGATCCACCCCCAGAAGCAGGAAGGGCGCTACTACATCGGCTTCCCCGTCTTCCCCGGCCTGATCTCCGGCGACCAGATGGTGGCCGTGGCCGACCTGGCGGAGGCCTACGGCGAGGACGTGCGCTTCACCCGCGAGCAGAACCTGATCATCACCGGCATCGCCCGGGCCGACGTGGACCGGGTGGTGGCGGCCATGGCGGAGCTCGGCTTCCCGCTGGACGTCAACCCGGTGCGGGGCGGCAGCATCGCCTGCACCGGCAACCCCCACTGCAACTACGCCGTGGGCGACACCAAGCCGCAGCTGGTGCGGCTGGTGGAGCGGCTGGAGGCCCGCTTCGGTGAGGCCATCGCGGACCTCCACATCCACCTGGACGGTTGCCCCCACGCCTGCGGCCAGCATTGGGTGGGCGACGTCGGGATCCAGGGGACCACGGCCCGGGACGAACGCGGCGAGAAGATCCCGGCCTACGACATCCTGCTGCGGGGCGGGCTCGGCCCGGAGGCGGCCATCGGCCGGCCGGTGGCCCGGCGGGTGCCCGCCGACCGGCTGGGCGACTACGTGGAGCGCCTGGTCGCCTTCTACCTGGCCGAGCGGCGCCCGGGGGAGTCGCCCCAGGCCTTCTTCCGCCGGCACGACGACGCGCAGCTGCTGGCGGTGATGGAGGGTTGA
- a CDS encoding glycerol-3-phosphate dehydrogenase/oxidase encodes MAVDRQRALAQLQQETFDLLIIGGGITGSGVAREAAHRGLRVAVVEARDFAAGTSSRSTKLIHGGLRYLKERDFRLVREAVVERMRLLRLAPHLVRAEWFVFPVYRGDPDPLWQLRIGLWLYDRYAGRSLGTLRHRMLRPEEVLREEPLLRREGLVGAGMYVDAVTDDARLTATVARQAAAAGAVVVNYAEVVGFVKDERGQVVGVRVRDRLAGGGPDQGGATPGEAFVVRARKVLNATGPWADHVRRLDDPASPRLLRLTKGIHIAFTRERLPLRHAVTMRGPDGRIMFAVPRAEFAYAGTTDTVYRDDPARPQPEADDVRYVLAALHRNFPDAGLGPDDVISAWAGLRPLIDPGDARDPGAISRDYQLYWSPSGLITVAGGKLTAYKAMARNIVDRVFPETRGAPADEEPLPGGHRPPGEAELRERAARTGLPVEELRWLARHFGDEVDRVLGHLRPEDLQAGPRAARVRAAVRYAAAEEMACTLADALWRRVPEALWSTDNGRGVAADAAAAMGEVLGWDEARRDAEVAAYLGQVQAMHAWREAL; translated from the coding sequence GTGGCAGTGGATCGGCAGCGGGCACTGGCCCAGCTCCAGCAGGAGACCTTCGACCTCTTGATCATCGGCGGGGGCATCACGGGGAGCGGCGTGGCGCGGGAGGCCGCCCATCGGGGGCTGCGGGTGGCGGTGGTGGAGGCACGGGACTTCGCCGCCGGCACCAGCAGCCGCTCGACCAAGCTCATCCATGGCGGCCTGCGCTACCTCAAGGAACGGGACTTCCGCCTGGTGCGCGAGGCGGTGGTGGAGCGCATGCGGCTGCTGCGGCTGGCGCCCCACCTGGTGCGGGCGGAGTGGTTCGTCTTCCCCGTCTACCGGGGCGACCCCGACCCCCTCTGGCAGCTGCGCATCGGCCTGTGGCTCTACGACCGGTACGCCGGCCGCAGCCTCGGCACCCTCCGCCACCGCATGCTGCGCCCCGAGGAGGTGCTCCGGGAGGAGCCCCTGCTGCGGCGGGAGGGGCTGGTGGGCGCCGGCATGTACGTCGACGCCGTCACCGACGACGCGCGTCTGACGGCTACCGTCGCCCGCCAGGCCGCGGCGGCGGGGGCGGTGGTGGTCAACTACGCCGAGGTGGTCGGCTTCGTGAAGGACGAACGCGGCCAGGTGGTGGGCGTGCGCGTTCGCGACCGCCTGGCCGGCGGGGGCCCCGACCAGGGGGGCGCCACCCCAGGCGAGGCGTTCGTCGTCCGCGCGCGAAAGGTCCTCAACGCCACGGGCCCCTGGGCCGACCACGTGCGCCGCCTGGACGACCCCGCGTCGCCCCGGCTCCTGCGCCTGACCAAGGGCATCCACATCGCCTTCACCCGCGAGCGGCTGCCCCTTCGCCACGCGGTGACCATGCGCGGGCCGGACGGCCGGATCATGTTCGCCGTACCCCGGGCCGAGTTCGCCTACGCCGGGACCACGGATACGGTCTACCGGGACGACCCGGCCCGGCCGCAGCCCGAGGCGGACGACGTGCGCTACGTGCTGGCGGCGCTGCACCGCAACTTCCCCGACGCCGGCCTGGGCCCCGACGACGTGATCAGCGCCTGGGCCGGGCTGCGGCCGTTGATCGACCCCGGCGATGCCCGCGACCCGGGGGCGATCTCCCGGGACTACCAGCTCTACTGGAGCCCCTCGGGCCTGATCACCGTGGCCGGCGGCAAGCTCACCGCCTACAAGGCCATGGCGCGCAACATCGTGGACCGGGTCTTCCCCGAGACCCGGGGCGCGCCGGCGGACGAGGAGCCCCTGCCGGGCGGCCACCGGCCGCCGGGGGAGGCGGAGCTGCGCGAGAGGGCGGCGCGAACCGGCCTGCCGGTGGAAGAACTGCGGTGGCTGGCCCGCCACTTCGGCGATGAGGTGGACCGCGTCCTGGGCCACCTGCGACCGGAGGACCTCCAGGCCGGCCCGCGGGCGGCGCGGGTGCGGGCGGCGGTCCGGTACGCGGCGGCGGAGGAGATGGCCTGCACCCTGGCCGACGCCCTGTGGCGACGGGTACCCGAGGCACTGTGGAGCACCGACAACGGCCGGGGCGTGGCGGCCGACGCGGCGGCGGCGATGGGCGAGGTGCTGGGCTGGGACGAGGCCCGCCGCGACGCGGAGGTGGCCGCCTACCTGGGCCAGGTCCAGGCCATGCACGCCTGGCGGGAGGCCCTCTGA
- a CDS encoding redoxin domain-containing protein translates to MERGNADVSTAERHVPASPPPEPGLADRLRERWLRRRMPRPGRPAPDFDLPLAGVGDRRLRLRDLRGRPVVLLFFPFAFSPGCCNEVEAFTAHYDAFAARGAEVVGISTDSPFALQAWAERYRVPFPLASDYNRRVIRTYGVAIVRWGLGPFADRAVFVLDERGLVRWTWRAPDLGYLPDPREVLGHLAASTP, encoded by the coding sequence GTGGAGCGCGGGAACGCCGACGTGTCCACCGCCGAACGCCACGTCCCGGCCTCGCCACCCCCGGAACCGGGCTTGGCCGATCGTCTGCGGGAGCGCTGGCTCCGCCGGCGCATGCCCCGACCCGGTCGGCCGGCGCCGGACTTCGACCTGCCCCTGGCGGGCGTCGGCGACCGCCGGCTCCGCCTGCGGGACCTGCGGGGACGGCCGGTGGTGCTGCTGTTCTTCCCCTTCGCCTTCAGCCCGGGGTGCTGCAACGAGGTGGAGGCGTTCACCGCCCACTACGATGCCTTCGCCGCCCGCGGCGCCGAGGTGGTGGGCATCAGCACCGACAGCCCCTTCGCCCTCCAGGCCTGGGCGGAGCGGTACCGCGTGCCCTTCCCCCTGGCGAGCGACTACAACCGCCGCGTGATCCGAACCTACGGCGTGGCCATCGTCCGCTGGGGGCTCGGCCCCTTCGCCGACCGGGCCGTGTTTGTCCTGGACGAACGCGGCCTGGTGCGGTGGACCTGGCGTGCGCCGGACCTGGGCTACCTGCCCGATCCCCGCGAGGTCCTGGGCCACCTCGCCGCCTCCACGCCGTAG